The Pseudomonadota bacterium DNA window TTCATTCTTACTTCTTCACTTTTTGCCATCTGGTGGTCGCAGATTGTCCGGTAGTAGGCGTTCTTTTCATACAGTTCTCGATGGGCGCCGATCGCTGCAACGGCGCCGCCGGCCATGACGATGATGGTGTCCGCCTGTTCCACCGGGGCGACCCGGTGCGAGACCATGATGCAGGTTTTGCCCGCCATCCAGTGCTGAAAATGACTGATGATGGTGTGTTCGGTGGTGGTGTCCACCGCGGAAAGGCCGTCGTCGAGAATGATCACCGGCCGGTCGATAAGCAGGGTACGGGCAAGACCGATCCGCTGGCGCTGACCGCCGGAGAGGAGAAGCCCCTTTTCACCGACCCGGGACTGATATCCATTCGGGAGAGTCATGATCTCGTCATGAATCCCGGCCAGGGTTGCCGCCTGCTCAATTTCCTCCCGGGACGCATCGGGGCGGCCGAAGGAGATATTGGCACTGATCGTGTCGGAGAAAAGAATGGTCTCCTGCGGCAGGTAGGAGATTTTTTTGCGGACCCCGGCGAGATCGAGATGATTGACATCCCGGTCCTGCCAGAAGATTGTACCGTCGGCAACCGGGTAGATCCTCGCCAGCAGCTGGCAGAGTGTGGACTTGCCGGCCCCGGTTTTGCCGACAATAGCGGTGAGTCCTGGGCCGATGTCGAGGTCGATGTTTTTCAGGGTCGGGGAATGCTGCCCCTCATAGGTGAAGGTAAGATTCCTGACCCTGATCTCACAGCCCTCCGGGTCCGGCAGGGTAATACCTTCTTTCTGAAAAACACTTTCCACCTCAAGCACCCGGCGGATGCGGTTTAATGAGGTGATCCCCCGCTGGAAGAGATTGGTCACCCAGCCGATGGCCATCATCGGCCAGGTCATCAGGAAAAGGTACGACATGAAGGCGACGAAATCACCGATCGAGATGGTGCCGCTGATGGTCAGCCGGCCGCCGAAGAAGACCACCAGCAGGAGGCTGGTGTTGGCGATAAAGGTCGAGAAGGGAAAGAGCACCCCTTGAACCATGGCCAGCCGGATGTTGTTTCTGACGTAAGACCTGCCCAGAGCATCGAAGCGGACGGTCTGGGCGCTTTCCTGGGTGTAGGCCTTGATCAGCCGGACCGAGGAGAGGGTGGACCGGGCAAACTCGGTGAGGGTGGAAAACAGTTCCTGGACCCGGTTGAAACGGTTGTGCATGAGCGAAGTCAGCAGGCCGGTCAGGACAGCCAGGACCGGGATCGGGGCCAGGGCCACCAGGGTAAGGGTCGGATGGATATAGGCCATGAAACAAAGCGCCGCACCGGTCATCAGGATGGCATCGATAAAGGAGACCAGGCCGATCCCGCAGGCCATCTGCACGGCGGAAAGGTCGTTTCCGGAAAGGGCCATGATCTCGCCGGCCGGGTGTTTGTTGAAAAAGGGGCGGTCGAGGGAGAGCACTTTTTCCAGAATCCGGTCACGGAGGTCCCGTTCCAGTTTTCTGGAAAACCCGAGAATCAGGATTCGCCAGGCGAATCTGCAGAGGGCGATGCCCACCGCAAAGAAGACGATGAGAAGTCCCTGCTGGAAAAGGGAGTCGGGGGTCGCGGCCGCCTGATGCATGTCGTCAATCGACCTTTTCACGACCCTCGGAATCAGCAACTGGAAAAGATCAACGCCCAAAAGGGCAATGATGCCGGCGAACAGCTGGTATCTGAACCTGATAAAGGCGGGAAAAACCAGGCGGAGAGCGTTCAGGGCCTGGCGGAACTGCTCTTTGCTGGGAATGACTCCGACAGACAATGTTTACTCCCCGCCGCCGGTGCCGGGAGGGCTGACAACGGTTCTGTTTCTGCCCCCTCGCTTGGCCTGGTAGAGAGCCTGGTCGGCCTGATCGAGAAGAACGCTTTTCTCGCTGCCGTTCTCGGGAAAGAGGGCGATGCCGAGGGAAATGGTGACCTTGACCGGGCGCCCGTCATGCTGCAGAGACATGGTGGAAATCCTCTCCCGAACGCGTTCGGCCAGCTGGTGCCCGCCGTCGATATCACAGTTTTCCAGGACCATGGCGAATTCTTCCCCGCCGTAACGTGCGGCGAGATCGACCTCGCGGACCGCATCTTCCAGAATGGCCGAAACCTTCTTCAAAACCTGGTCTCCGAAGGGGTGGCCACAGGTATCATTGATGTTTTTAAAATGATCGATGTCGCTCATGATCACGCACAGGGGCGTCCTGCTTCTCTTGGCGCGGGCGAGCATCATATCGAAGCCGTGCTGGAAGGCACGGTGGTTGGCGAGCCCGGTGAGGCCATCGGTGGTGGCGAGCTGGGCGAGCTGTTCATGGGCCTGGGCCAGTTCGATTTTGATCGCCACCTGCTCGGCGATCAGCTCAAGAATGTCCTGGCGCTGCCTGGTAAAAATGCCGGCTTTACAGGAGGCGACGACCAGCGCGCCCATCGGGGCATCGGATTTATCCCGGAGGGGGATGATCAGGAGGGATTTCAGATCGGGAAATCTTCTTTCGGCGGTGAAAACCGGGGAGGCGCTGCGATACCTGCCTCCCACCGGGATGACCTTGCCGGTCCTGATCGCCTGGCCGACCAGTCCCTCGCTTAACGGGTATTCACGGTCGGTAAGGTCACCGCTTTTCAAACCTTCGATCATGGCGATTCGATATTTCTCGCCGGCGGAGAGAATCACGGCGACCAGGTCCACCTGGACCTGGGTTTTGACGGCGTTCAATGAAGCCGAGAAAACCGATTCCAGGTTGAGCCCGCTGTTTAATTCCCGAAGGCCCAGATAAAGCCGGCGGGTTGAAGTGCGCTCCCGGTCCATATTGAGCAGCAGGCGGCTCGAGTCCACTTCCAGGGCAAGCAGACGGGCGGCAAGGCGCAGCACTTCTTTTTCCTGATCAGACCAGGGTTCGGCCAGCTGCCGATCGACACAGAGAATGCCGTGTCTTTTTCCGGGCTCGGTTTCTTCACCAACAGCAGTGCCGGCAGTAATTCTGAGCGCCATGGCCGCACCAGAGCCTTCCGCGTTTTTGTAATAAGGGAGGGCCGGGTGCGAAGGTTTCATCCGCACGAGCTCCACTTCATTGCGTTCTCCGGACAGCGCTCCGGTAATGCCGGTCCCGGCCGGGTAAGGGCCCTGGTCGATATCCGTTCTGGAAGTTGCCAGGTATCTGAGGCGCAGGTCCTGACCATCCGGGCTGGGCCAGAGAACGGCGACGGTGTTCAGATTCAGGCTCTGGCGCAGCATTTCCAGCTGGAGGTCAAAAGAGATATTGATATTGTCGACCGCCAGGCGGCTGAACGCTTCCAGGTCGGCCTGTTCATCGTTTTCGGAAAGAACTTCCGGCAGAGAGGGGCCGTTATTGTCCAGGCCGAGTTCTCTCGCCTGCTGCCGGGCGCTTGTCTCTTTGATTTTTTCTTCGCTGATTTTTGCAAGTTGCCTGCGGTAAAGAACACTCCCGGGGAACTTGAGGAGAGCGATCGTTACGGCAAGGCAGGTGGCCAGATTGGCTAAGGCCGAAAAAAGCAGCTGTCCGCCCCCGGAGGCGAAGCCGAATTCCATGCCGAAAGCGAGAGTCCAGCAGAATATCCGGACCGGAAAGGAACTGCGGACCGTGATCCAGGCCATCGTCGCCGCAGGAATAAAGAGAAGATGGGGCACCGAAACGGCGCCGAACCGGAAGACCATCCAGGCGGCGGCGGTCAGGAGCAGCGGCCCTTCAAAAGCACCGGCAGGGCCAAGAAGATTGCCGCGCAGATATTTCCAGAGCCAGCCGCATGAGGCAACAGCCAGCAGGCCGAGAACGAGCCACCCGGCAAAGGCTGGTTTTCCTGCTTCGGTGAGAATTCCTGCGCCGAGAAGTACAGCGCCGGCCAGCGCAACAGAAGATCCGAACCATTCGGCTGCGAACAGGATCAGGGTCGGGCTGGAGCTTTTTTTTCTGCGATCCGCCAAAATCATCCTCCGGAAGCGGTTTGAGTCGTGACAAGGACAGACATGTCGAGCAGTCTGTCTCACAACTGAAGATAAAAATTACCCTTTTTGCCCGGATAATGATACTTAAAATCGGACCAATCAAGACTGGTAAATTTTCATTGGCTGCCTGACAAACCTGATCGGATTGCAAGAAAATAAAAGATTTTGCAAAACTGCTGTGGTATCATATTTTGAAAATTGAATTCGGCCAATCCGCCGAAGGCAAAATGACCAGATGAGCCTGCCCGGTCTGGAAGATCTCTTCCTTACAGTTATCACCGCTGATTCCCCGGGTAATTATTTATATAACCCAAACTGAAATGACAGAACAATGATGCACATCGGCTGGACTACCACCAATACCGCTGAAAGCGCCGAAAGGCTTGCCCGGGGAAGCGTTGATCATCGCCTTGCCGCCTGCGCCCAGGTCGAAGGGCCTATCCGTTCCTTCTACTCGTGGGAGGGAAACATTGAGACGGCTGAAGAACATCGGGTGACCTTCAAGTTTGTTGCCGAACGGGCGCGACAGCTCGAGGAATGGCTCAAGACGAACCATCCATATGAAATTCCCGAGTGGATTACCGTCAAAGCCCATGAGGTATCGACGGAGTACTGGCAATGGGCGCGGGAAAGCCAGGGCATGGCGCCCTCTGATTCTGTTACTCCTGACAGTGCAATAGAGCTTTCCAAGAAAGGTAATAAGCTCCTCCGGAGTAAAAATTACCGGGAGGCCGAAAAGGTGCTGATGGAGGCTTTTGATCTCGATCCGCACAATGCCTATATCCTGGTCGGGCTCGGTGACCTCTACCGGGAGCAGAAAAAATACGGTAATGCGATCAGCCATTACGAGAGTATTCTGGCGCTCGATGAATACAATGTTTTCGCTCTGCGGGGGATTGGCGACAGCTACCGGGGAATGAATCAGCACGAGAAGGCCATCAGCTACTGGAAAAGGTATCTGGAATGCAATACCGATGATATTCAGGTGATGACCCGGGTCGGGGATTCGTACAAAAAAATGAAAATGGTCCGGGAGTCGGAAGATTATTACAGCCAGGCGCTGGCGATCAGCGAGAATGACCGGTATGCCCTGCTCGGAATCGGCAGTCTCTTCTACAAAGCTGAAAAAGATGAAAAGGCCCTGCTGTATCTGGAAAGGCTTCTTGATCTCGATGACAGCTATGTCGCGGTATTGACCATGGTCGGTAATATCTACCGGCGGAAGCAGGATTTTGACAAGGCGATCGAATTCTACCAGAAAGCGGTCAAATATGAGCCGGAAAACACCTTTGCCCTCTACGGTTTGGGTGATTGCAACAGGTGGATGCGCAATTACGACGAGGTGATCTACTGGTGGACCAGGATTCTCGACCAGGAGCCGCGGAACCAGGTCATTCATTCCAGGGTGGGCGACGCCTATCTGAACCTTGAAAAATTCGATCAGGCCCTTGAGCATTATCACAAAAGCCTGGAGATCCGCTTTGACGCTTATGCCTATCTGGGAATGGCCAGAATTCATCGCCTGCGTGGCGATCTGTCGGGAGCCCAGGATTACTGCCTGAAGGTCCTGGAGGAAAATCCCGGACATATCAGAGGAAGGGAGGAACTGGCCGAGATCTACCGGGAGCTGGGTGAAAATCAAAAAGCCCACGAACTGCTGGCCAGTCTGGAAAAATAGGGTGCCCCTTTTTCGCGGGGACGGCTCCTCAGGTTAACGTCTAAAAGAGGTGCGGGAAGGCCGCGGGTCTAACCCCACCTCTTCATATCTGTTCTATTGGTTGTTAAGAACCAGTCTTCAAGTCTCAATCCTTCAATCCTGCTGAATTCATTTGTGTTAAGGGTGACCAGTGTAGCGTTTGCGCTGAGTGCTGTTCCAGCAACAAGTGTGTCATATGGGCCGATTGGGGTGCCTGAACAGATTTGCAGACCGGATCTCAAGTTTTTACATTAAAAACCGTCAACGCTATTTCTTAGCGTAATAGATATCCAGCGCTTTTTTGAATCTCTGGCGGATGCTCTTGTCGTGCTCGCGGGGCACCGGGCCGATTTTTGCCCAGTCCTGCTGGATCTTTTTCACTTCGTCGTCGACGGCCTTCTTGTCGTTGCGGCGTCCGGCCATCACAAAGTTCTCTTCCATCGCGAGTTTGAGCTGTTCCGCAAGAGACAGGGCTTTGGCCTTGCCCTTTGTGACTGATTCCGAGGCGGTGCCGATGAGATTTTCCAGGCGTAGGCACAGGGTTTCACGGCTTTTCAGGTTTGCCAGCCGTTCCTGCTCAAGGTCGTTGAAGTGCTGCCGGCGGCCGGCGAAAAATGAGTCGCAGACCGATTTGAAGCGCTGGTTCAGATCGGTCTCCACCTCGCGGGAGGCGTGCCCGGCCTCAAACCATTTTTTCTGCAGCTCCTTCATGAGCTCGGTTGTCTCCTTGTCGATGCCACGACCGCCGAGTTCTTCCGCCTGGAGAAGATACTCCTCCTTCACCGCCTGGATCTGCATCCGCTTTTCTTCAATCTCTTTGAAATGCTCGCGCTGGGCCTTGAAGAATTCATCGCACGGGGCGTGGAAGCGTTGCCAGATACTGTCTTTCACGTCGTTCGGAACCGGACCGATCTGTTTCCATTGCTCCTGCAGGGCGGTCAGTTGTGAAGAGATTTCCTTGCGGACCGAATCTTCGGTCAGGCCCGCAATGATCTCTTCGGCCTGCCGGCAGAGTTCTTCCTTTGCGCGCAGGTTGTCCTGCCGCTGTTCGTCGATCCAGCTGAAATAGCGGTCACAGGCGGTGCGGAATCTTTTCCAGATCGCGTCTTCCTTTTTGCGGGGCACATGGCCGATCTTTTTCCAGCGTTCCTGCAGCTCGCGAAATTTTTCGGCGGCGTCGAGCCCCGGTTCGTCGGCGAGTTTTTCCGCTTCCACGCAGAGTTCTTCTTTTTTCCCGAGATTCTCGCGCCTTTTTTCCTCCTGCTCCTGGAAGTTCTGGTGCCGGTTGTCGAAAAAGTGATTGCAGGCCTTGCGGAAACGGTGGTAGAGCTTGTCTTCCTCCTGGCGCTTGCCGTGGAGCAACTCCTTCCATTCCGCCTGCAGCGTTTTCAACTCTTCGGCGGTTTTATTCCATTCGGTGGACTCCATCAGTTCTTCCGCCCGAACACAGATCTCTTCGCGTCTTTTTTCCGCCTCCTGGCGCAGGACCTTCAATTCTTCAAGGTAGGGCTGACAGCGGGTGAAATTGCGGTCGCAGGCGGCATGGAATCTTTCCCACAACTGCTGGGCAACATTGCGGGGCAGCGGGCCGACCCCTTTCCATTTAATCTGGAGCGCTTTGACTGTTTCGAAAACATGGGCCAGGTTTTCATCATGGTCGAGTCCTTCAGCCTCTTCGAGGAGCTTTTCCTTTACACTGAGGTTGGCCCAGCCTTCCCAGTCGCGGTCGTGGTAGTAGGACTTCTGTTTTTCCGTGAATTTTTCCAGGATTTCGGCAAATCTTTTTTCAAGTTCCCGGCCATCGGAGGTATCCAGATGCGGGAGGTTGTGCCACTCCTGCCTGATGGTTTTCAGTTTCTTTTCGATGCGGGTCTGTTTTTCAGATTCAAGAAGAGCCTCCAACTTTTCACAGAGTGTTTTCCGTTTCTCCAGATTGTTCTGCAGGGCGGCGGATTCCTTCTGTCCAAGAAGGTCCTGCAGGTCGGCGATGCGTTTCTCGATAGCTCCGGAATGCATGACCCTGAATTTTGTCTGGCTGAGGCGTTTTTCAGTCCCGACAAGGATAGCGCGGGCTTTGGCGCATTGTTCACTCTGCAGGAGAGATTCCGCTTCAAGGAGAGATTTTTCAAGCTCGGCAAAGAGGGCTTTTTCTTCGCTGATCTTTTCCTGGTTCTGTACGAAGGAGCGGCAGCATTTTTCATACCTGGTTTTCAACGCCTCGGTGGCGACAAATCTGAAGGCGTCCTCTTTCGTCGAGGCTTCCCACTCCGCGGTTGCCCGCTGGTATTTTTCTCCGGCGGCATCATCCAGTGAGGAGGTGAGGGCCTCAATCGTGCTGCAGATATTCTCGAGCCGGGTCTGCTGATCCTGAATGAGAGTCGCCTTTTCCTGCTCTTCCTGACGCCGGTGGCAGATCTCCCGGTACCGGGTTTCGAAGGCGGTGCACGCTTCCTTAAAATCAGGGCAGGAGTGGTGCTCGCCGTTGGCATCGAGA harbors:
- a CDS encoding ABC transporter ATP-binding protein/permease — its product is MSVGVIPSKEQFRQALNALRLVFPAFIRFRYQLFAGIIALLGVDLFQLLIPRVVKRSIDDMHQAAATPDSLFQQGLLIVFFAVGIALCRFAWRILILGFSRKLERDLRDRILEKVLSLDRPFFNKHPAGEIMALSGNDLSAVQMACGIGLVSFIDAILMTGAALCFMAYIHPTLTLVALAPIPVLAVLTGLLTSLMHNRFNRVQELFSTLTEFARSTLSSVRLIKAYTQESAQTVRFDALGRSYVRNNIRLAMVQGVLFPFSTFIANTSLLLVVFFGGRLTISGTISIGDFVAFMSYLFLMTWPMMAIGWVTNLFQRGITSLNRIRRVLEVESVFQKEGITLPDPEGCEIRVRNLTFTYEGQHSPTLKNIDLDIGPGLTAIVGKTGAGKSTLCQLLARIYPVADGTIFWQDRDVNHLDLAGVRKKISYLPQETILFSDTISANISFGRPDASREEIEQAATLAGIHDEIMTLPNGYQSRVGEKGLLLSGGQRQRIGLARTLLIDRPVIILDDGLSAVDTTTEHTIISHFQHWMAGKTCIMVSHRVAPVEQADTIIVMAGGAVAAIGAHRELYEKNAYYRTICDHQMAKSEEVRMKNEE
- the cutA gene encoding divalent cation tolerance protein CutA, which translates into the protein MMHIGWTTTNTAESAERLARGSVDHRLAACAQVEGPIRSFYSWEGNIETAEEHRVTFKFVAERARQLEEWLKTNHPYEIPEWITVKAHEVSTEYWQWARESQGMAPSDSVTPDSAIELSKKGNKLLRSKNYREAEKVLMEAFDLDPHNAYILVGLGDLYREQKKYGNAISHYESILALDEYNVFALRGIGDSYRGMNQHEKAISYWKRYLECNTDDIQVMTRVGDSYKKMKMVRESEDYYSQALAISENDRYALLGIGSLFYKAEKDEKALLYLERLLDLDDSYVAVLTMVGNIYRRKQDFDKAIEFYQKAVKYEPENTFALYGLGDCNRWMRNYDEVIYWWTRILDQEPRNQVIHSRVGDAYLNLEKFDQALEHYHKSLEIRFDAYAYLGMARIHRLRGDLSGAQDYCLKVLEENPGHIRGREELAEIYRELGENQKAHELLASLEK
- a CDS encoding DUF349 domain-containing protein: MGLLNFKKPGWQHKDAGVRLASILELDPGMTEVLISVAREDQDRAVRLGAVSRLTDLAALETLAASALEDETKSAVTGRLDEVLCSLVMASPDLESCRDLLNRITSPETIAGIAVGAEPPAIRLAAIEKISDQHLLADILRQKCGREPALAALEKISDEALLADLATTASGKAARRSAEEKRAAIEAEHFKPDPLIQREEKLTELLAGARNLVHAQDWDAAAVRLVTFRNEWQALDANGEHHSCPDFKEACTAFETRYREICHRRQEEQEKATLIQDQQTRLENICSTIEALTSSLDDAAGEKYQRATAEWEASTKEDAFRFVATEALKTRYEKCCRSFVQNQEKISEEKALFAELEKSLLEAESLLQSEQCAKARAILVGTEKRLSQTKFRVMHSGAIEKRIADLQDLLGQKESAALQNNLEKRKTLCEKLEALLESEKQTRIEKKLKTIRQEWHNLPHLDTSDGRELEKRFAEILEKFTEKQKSYYHDRDWEGWANLSVKEKLLEEAEGLDHDENLAHVFETVKALQIKWKGVGPLPRNVAQQLWERFHAACDRNFTRCQPYLEELKVLRQEAEKRREEICVRAEELMESTEWNKTAEELKTLQAEWKELLHGKRQEEDKLYHRFRKACNHFFDNRHQNFQEQEEKRRENLGKKEELCVEAEKLADEPGLDAAEKFRELQERWKKIGHVPRKKEDAIWKRFRTACDRYFSWIDEQRQDNLRAKEELCRQAEEIIAGLTEDSVRKEISSQLTALQEQWKQIGPVPNDVKDSIWQRFHAPCDEFFKAQREHFKEIEEKRMQIQAVKEEYLLQAEELGGRGIDKETTELMKELQKKWFEAGHASREVETDLNQRFKSVCDSFFAGRRQHFNDLEQERLANLKSRETLCLRLENLIGTASESVTKGKAKALSLAEQLKLAMEENFVMAGRRNDKKAVDDEVKKIQQDWAKIGPVPREHDKSIRQRFKKALDIYYAKK
- a CDS encoding sensor domain-containing diguanylate cyclase — protein: MADRRKKSSSPTLILFAAEWFGSSVALAGAVLLGAGILTEAGKPAFAGWLVLGLLAVASCGWLWKYLRGNLLGPAGAFEGPLLLTAAAWMVFRFGAVSVPHLLFIPAATMAWITVRSSFPVRIFCWTLAFGMEFGFASGGGQLLFSALANLATCLAVTIALLKFPGSVLYRRQLAKISEEKIKETSARQQARELGLDNNGPSLPEVLSENDEQADLEAFSRLAVDNINISFDLQLEMLRQSLNLNTVAVLWPSPDGQDLRLRYLATSRTDIDQGPYPAGTGITGALSGERNEVELVRMKPSHPALPYYKNAEGSGAAMALRITAGTAVGEETEPGKRHGILCVDRQLAEPWSDQEKEVLRLAARLLALEVDSSRLLLNMDRERTSTRRLYLGLRELNSGLNLESVFSASLNAVKTQVQVDLVAVILSAGEKYRIAMIEGLKSGDLTDREYPLSEGLVGQAIRTGKVIPVGGRYRSASPVFTAERRFPDLKSLLIIPLRDKSDAPMGALVVASCKAGIFTRQRQDILELIAEQVAIKIELAQAHEQLAQLATTDGLTGLANHRAFQHGFDMMLARAKRSRTPLCVIMSDIDHFKNINDTCGHPFGDQVLKKVSAILEDAVREVDLAARYGGEEFAMVLENCDIDGGHQLAERVRERISTMSLQHDGRPVKVTISLGIALFPENGSEKSVLLDQADQALYQAKRGGRNRTVVSPPGTGGGE